TCCAGCAGATGACGAAAATTGAGAATCGTCGTCTCGTCGGGAACCGGCTCACGCCCAAGGTCAATGCCGGCGAAAAGACACATGGAGCGAGATTCATACAACGCTTCCTCGGCGCCTGGATCCGACAGGTTGAACCAGTGTTGGAGGAAGTAGATGCGCAACATCCGTTCCAGTTCAATGGGTGGGCGCCCGTTTCCCGCTTTGGGGTAGTGGGGTTTGATGAGCTCACAAAGCTGATCCCATGGAACCACAGCATCCATCTCCGAGAGAAACTTCTCTCGCCGGGTTGGTTTTCGAAATTGCTCAAATTCCCCCGCGGCAAACGTTTGCTGTTTCATCG
The DNA window shown above is from Pseudomonadota bacterium and carries:
- a CDS encoding transposase translates to MKQQTFAAGEFEQFRKPTRREKFLSEMDAVVPWDQLCELIKPHYPKAGNGRPPIELERMLRIYFLQHWFNLSDPGAEEALYESRSMCLFAGIDLGREPVPDETTILNFRHLL